In Elaeis guineensis isolate ETL-2024a chromosome 1, EG11, whole genome shotgun sequence, a genomic segment contains:
- the LOC105061497 gene encoding GTP diphosphokinase CRSH1, chloroplastic, with amino-acid sequence MATSGHHVRHPSLRPFPKSKSFASPRPKSLIYSTSPCSSRGYLALQIQSCAGAAGDVLPKSPPMVEQPGGKMVVELVGAFNELTERMGGALSTSSSSRLLFKSLKLSIPLLQALPFAPGGRPPLSRALSVAFLLADLQMDAEVISAGILREALEAGALTIHEVKSQIGASTAHLLHESLRIRHVPSKVDILDDENASLLRKYCLSYYDIRAVILEVALKLDTMRHLDFLPRYQQLIMSLEVMKIYAPLAHAVGAGALSLELEDLSFRYLFPHSYVYVDTWLRSYEAECKHLIDVYKEQLLQALKADAKLEEIVDGISIQGRYKSRFSTMKKLLKNGSKPEEVNDLLGLRVVLNPQPGDGMLERGHRACYRTHEVIRTLWKEIPNRTKDYIARPKPNGYRSLHVAVDLSEQGKVRPMMEIQIRTMEMDSLAVGGAASHSLYKGGLTDPEEAKRLKAIMMAAAELAAVRLRDLPSANQRGALKINHRNRAFHLLDKNGDGRISIEELREVMEELGAEGEDAWELMQLLDSNSDGSLSSEEFDLFQRQVEFMRNLEDKDDNYRTLLGEKLQITDSTGLIHVYRKELGDKLAVS; translated from the exons ATGGCCACCTCCGGCCACCACGTCCGCCACCCCTCCCTGCGGCCCTTCCCCAAAAGCAAAAGCTTCGCTTCCCCTCGTCCCAAATCCCTCATCTACTCCACCTCCCCCTGCTCTTCCCGCGGTTATCTCGCCCTCCAGATCCAGTCCTGCGCCGGCGCTGCTGGTGATGTCCTTCCGAAGAGCCCTCCCATGGTGGAGCAGCCCGGGGGGAAGATGGTGGTGGAGCTGGTGGGGGCCTTCAATGAGCTCACGGAGAGGATGGGTGGCGCGCTCTCCACTTCCTCTTCCTCTCGTCTCCTCTTCAAGTCTCTGAAGCTCTCCATCCCACTGCTCCAGGCTCTTCCCTTCGCCCCCGGTGGCCGCCCGCCGCTCTCCCGTGCTCTCTCTGTCGCCTTTCTACTTGCTGATCTCCAG ATGGATGCGGAAGTTATTTCCGCTGGCATACTGAGAGAAGCCCTAGAGGCAGGAGCTCTAACCATTCATGAAGTCAAAAGCCAAATTGGTGCAAGTACTGCTCATTTGTTACATGAGAGCTTGCGGATAAGGCACGTTCCTTCAAAGGTTGACATCCTGGATGATGAGAATGCTAGTTTACTGAGGAAGTACTGTTTGAGTTACTATGACATTAGGGCAGTGATTTTAGAGGTTGCTCTTAAACTTGACACAATGAGGCATCTTGATTTCCTTCCAAGATATCAGCAGCTGATAATGTCCCTTGAGGTTATGAAGATATATGCCCCTCTTGCCCATGCTGTTGGAGCTGGTGCCTTATCACTGGAGCTGGAGGACCTCTCATTTCGATATCTATTTCCTCATTCATATGTTTATGTTGATACATGGTTGAGAAGCTATGAAGCAGAATGCAAGCACTTGATAGATGTGTACAAGGAGCAGCTGCTTCAAGCACTAAAGGCTGATGCCAAGTTGGAGGAGATTGTGGATGGTATCTCAATCCAAGGTCGATATAAAAGCCGTTTTAGCACTATGAAGAAGCTACTGAAGAATGGATCTAAACCAGAGGAAGTAAATGATCTTTTGGGTTTGAGGGTTGTCTTAAATCCTCAACCTGGTGATGGCATGCTGGAGAGGGGGCATAGGGCTTGTTACAGGACACATGAGGTGATCCGAACCCTCTGGAAAGAAATTCCCAACAGGACAAAGGACTACATTGCCAGACCCAAACCAAATGGCTACAGAAGTTTACATGTGGCTGTTGATCTCAGTGAACAAGGAAAGGTTAGACCAATGATGGAGATACAAATACGCACCATGGAAATGGATTCATTGGCAGTTGGTGGAGCTGCATCCCATTCATTGTACAAGGGTGGTCTTACTGATCCAGAAGAG GCAAAACGGCTGAAGGCAATTATGATGGCTGCAGCTGAACTTGCAGCTGTGCGTCTTAGGGACTTACCTTCTGCAAATCAGAGAGGGGCTCTAAAGATCAACCACAGAAACCGAGCGTTTCATCTACTTGATAAAAATGGTGATGGGAGGATTAGTATTGAGGAACTCAGAGAAGTGATGGAAGAGCTTGGAGCTGAAGGTGAAGATGCATGGGAGTTAATGCAACTTCTGGATTCAAATAGTGATGGTTCTTTGAGCTCTGAAGAGTTTGATTTGTTTCAGAGACAG GTTgaatttatgagaaatttggagGACAAAGATGATAACTACAGAACTTTGTTGGGGGAGAAGCTGCAGATTACTGACAGTACTGGCTTAATCCACGTTTACCGCAAGGAGTTGGGTGACAAGCTGGCAGTTAGTTGA